A DNA window from Streptomyces bacillaris contains the following coding sequences:
- a CDS encoding alpha/beta hydrolase: protein MTKRAGILVAAGATVAGLLAAAPAPAAASPASTPPAPGLTWTDCPTENHPTLQCAKVTTPLDHANPSGRKITLALSRVPHTAKTFQGPLLVNPGGPGGSGLSMAGFVASALPKKVASQYDVIGFDPRGVGKSSPRLDCLPGHADPVRPDSVPASLRDERINRDRAAAFARACGEKHGDVLPYMDTVSAAKDLDVIRRALGSEKINYFGYSYGTYLGAVYAKLHPERVRRLVLDSVVGPDDVWYQGNLNQNHAFDDRHKAFAAWVAKHDATYGLGTDPAGVEAAWYRMRAAVAAEPAGGKVGASELEDTFLPGGYYNGYWPYLAEAFAAYVNDRDTEALVTAYDNFGATGPGGDNSYSVYTAVQCRDAGWPRHWSAWRHDARRIHDKAPFMTWNNTWYNAPCASWPVAPLTPVEVTNHRLPAALILQATGDAATPYAGAVSMHRKLKGSSFVVEEGGGNHGITLSGNACLDKHLTAYLTDGTVPRRRGAGEADAVCAALPDPKPLPAAKAAAQSVDNSTGSRLHGLLGPRH, encoded by the coding sequence ATGACGAAACGTGCAGGAATTCTGGTCGCCGCCGGCGCGACGGTCGCCGGTCTGCTGGCCGCCGCTCCGGCCCCGGCCGCCGCTTCCCCGGCGAGCACACCGCCCGCCCCGGGGCTCACCTGGACCGACTGTCCGACGGAGAACCATCCGACGCTCCAGTGCGCGAAGGTCACCACCCCGCTGGACCACGCGAACCCGTCGGGCCGGAAGATCACCCTCGCCCTCTCCCGCGTCCCGCACACCGCGAAGACCTTCCAGGGTCCGCTGCTGGTCAACCCGGGCGGACCCGGCGGCAGCGGGCTGTCGATGGCCGGGTTCGTGGCGTCGGCGCTGCCGAAGAAGGTGGCCTCGCAGTACGACGTGATCGGCTTCGACCCGCGCGGGGTCGGCAAGAGCAGCCCGCGGCTGGACTGTCTGCCGGGCCACGCCGATCCCGTACGCCCGGACTCGGTGCCCGCCTCCCTGCGGGACGAGCGGATCAACCGCGACCGGGCCGCCGCGTTCGCCCGCGCCTGCGGGGAGAAGCACGGCGACGTGCTGCCGTACATGGACACCGTCAGCGCGGCGAAGGACCTCGATGTGATCCGGCGGGCGCTGGGCTCGGAGAAGATCAACTACTTCGGCTACTCGTACGGTACGTATCTGGGTGCCGTCTACGCGAAGCTGCACCCGGAGCGGGTGCGGCGGCTGGTCCTGGACTCGGTGGTCGGCCCGGACGACGTCTGGTACCAGGGCAACCTGAACCAGAACCACGCGTTCGACGACCGCCACAAGGCGTTCGCGGCCTGGGTGGCGAAGCACGACGCGACATACGGGCTCGGCACGGACCCGGCCGGGGTCGAGGCCGCCTGGTACCGGATGCGGGCGGCCGTGGCCGCCGAGCCGGCGGGCGGCAAGGTCGGGGCGAGCGAGCTGGAGGACACCTTCCTGCCCGGCGGCTACTACAACGGCTACTGGCCCTACCTGGCCGAGGCGTTCGCCGCGTACGTCAACGACCGGGACACCGAGGCGCTGGTGACGGCGTACGACAACTTCGGCGCCACCGGCCCCGGCGGCGACAACAGCTACTCCGTCTACACCGCCGTCCAGTGCCGCGACGCGGGCTGGCCCCGGCACTGGTCGGCCTGGCGCCACGACGCACGCCGGATCCATGACAAGGCGCCCTTCATGACCTGGAACAACACCTGGTACAACGCGCCGTGCGCCTCCTGGCCGGTGGCGCCGCTCACGCCAGTCGAGGTCACCAACCACCGCCTCCCGGCGGCCCTGATCCTCCAGGCGACGGGCGACGCGGCGACCCCGTACGCGGGCGCGGTCTCCATGCACCGCAAGCTCAAGGGGTCCAGCTTCGTGGTGGAGGAAGGCGGCGGCAACCACGGCATCACGCTGAGCGGCAACGCCTGCCTGGACAAGCATCTGACGGCCTATCTGACCGACGGGACCGTCCCGCGCCGCCGGGGCGCGGGCGAGGCGGACGCGGTCTGCGCGGCGCTCCCGGACCCGAAGCCCCTGCCGGCCGCGAAGGCGGCGGCCCAGTCCGTGGACAACAGCACGGGCAGCCGCCTGCACGGACTGCTGGGGCCGCGCCACTGA
- a CDS encoding SRPBCC family protein, producing MAQVEATTERIISADAETVFDALADYKDVRGKVLTAHFSEYEVREGGDGEGTLVHWKLQATSKRVRDCLLEVTEPTDGQLVEKDRNSSMVTTWTVTPAGEGRSKAVVTTVWDGAGGIGGFFERTFAPKGLGRIYDELLQKLATEVEK from the coding sequence ATGGCGCAGGTCGAGGCCACCACGGAGCGGATCATCTCGGCGGACGCGGAGACGGTGTTCGACGCGCTGGCCGACTACAAGGACGTCCGCGGCAAGGTGCTGACCGCGCACTTCAGCGAGTACGAGGTCCGCGAGGGCGGCGACGGAGAGGGCACCCTCGTCCACTGGAAGCTCCAGGCCACCAGCAAGCGGGTCCGCGACTGCCTGCTGGAGGTCACCGAGCCGACCGACGGTCAGCTCGTCGAGAAGGACCGCAACTCCTCGATGGTCACCACCTGGACCGTCACCCCGGCCGGTGAGGGGAGGTCCAAGGCCGTCGTCACCACCGTCTGGGACGGCGCGGGCGGCATCGGCGGCTTCTTCGAGCGGACCTTCGCCCCCAAGGGCCTCGGCCGGATCTACGACGAGCTGCTCCAGAAACTCGCCACCGAGGTCGAGAAGTAG
- a CDS encoding Rv2578c family radical SAM protein, translating into MRWDNLVENRPMTGNSALFAADAVTTRTFDTPEFRGITFHEIRARSILNRVPGASRMPFEWTVNPYRGCSHACVYCFARKTHSYLDLDTGIGFDSQIVVKTNAPELLRRELASRHWQGEHIAMGTNVDCYQRAEGRYRLMPGIISALRDRANPFSILTKGTLILRDLELLRQAAEVTEVGASVSVGFTDRELWRTVEPGTPSPGRRLDAVHTLTEAGIGCSVLMAPVIPFLGDSPEQLRATVSAIAAAGAVSVTPLVLHLRPGAREWYLRWLGLHHPHLVERYERMYGDGAYAPTWYQRRITRQVHELADEFGIGPAHRGGARRIAPARRAEASGEQGPTQLTLL; encoded by the coding sequence ATGCGCTGGGACAATCTGGTCGAAAACCGCCCCATGACCGGCAACAGCGCGCTCTTCGCCGCGGACGCGGTGACCACGCGCACCTTCGACACCCCGGAATTCCGGGGCATCACGTTCCACGAGATCCGGGCCCGTTCGATCCTGAACCGGGTGCCCGGGGCCTCGCGGATGCCGTTCGAATGGACGGTGAACCCCTACCGGGGCTGCTCGCACGCCTGCGTGTACTGCTTCGCCCGCAAGACCCACAGCTATCTGGACCTCGACACCGGTATCGGCTTCGACTCCCAGATCGTCGTCAAGACCAACGCGCCCGAACTGCTCCGGCGCGAGCTGGCCTCCCGGCACTGGCAGGGCGAGCACATCGCGATGGGCACCAACGTCGACTGCTACCAGCGGGCGGAGGGCCGCTACCGGCTCATGCCGGGCATCATCTCCGCCCTGCGCGACCGGGCGAACCCCTTCTCGATCCTGACGAAGGGCACGCTGATCCTGCGGGACCTGGAGCTGCTGCGGCAGGCCGCCGAGGTCACCGAGGTCGGTGCCTCGGTCTCCGTCGGCTTCACCGACCGCGAGCTCTGGCGCACGGTCGAACCCGGCACCCCCTCCCCCGGCCGCCGCCTCGACGCCGTCCACACGCTCACGGAGGCCGGGATCGGCTGCTCGGTCCTGATGGCGCCCGTCATCCCCTTCCTCGGCGACAGCCCGGAGCAGCTGCGGGCCACGGTCTCCGCGATCGCGGCGGCCGGGGCGGTCTCGGTGACCCCGCTCGTCCTGCATCTGCGCCCCGGCGCCCGCGAGTGGTACCTGCGCTGGCTGGGCCTGCACCACCCGCACCTGGTGGAGCGGTACGAGCGGATGTACGGGGACGGGGCGTACGCGCCCACCTGGTACCAGCGCCGGATCACCCGTCAGGTCCACGAGCTGGCGGACGAGTTCGGGATCGGCCCGGCGCACCGGGGCGGGGCACGGCGGATCGCGCCCGCGCGGAGGGCGGAGGCGTCGGGCGAGCAGGGGCCGACACAGCTCACCCTCCTGTGA